Proteins encoded in a region of the Thermogemmatispora onikobensis genome:
- a CDS encoding NAD(P)/FAD-dependent oxidoreductase, whose protein sequence is MSSRDFDVDILVIGGGVVGCAILRELARYDASVALLEQYPDVCEGTSKANSAIVHTGFDARPGTLEARLLAEARQLWPEVIARLHIPYLQTGALMVALNEQEQATIAREIVPKAEANGVTLQPLSRAEILEAAPYVNERIVGGVLVEGEGVIDPFWTTRAYCEHAILNGARLFLGERVNAVEVAPERLRVHTASGKTFSAALVVNAAGLWADEIAGLAGDHSFSLTPRKGEFLITEEDHGVAQIILPVPSEVSKGILVTPIVFGGVLLGPTAEDVSDKRDLATTTEGQQRIRQGVGRLVPAMATASTVRQFAGLRAVSSTGDYIIRPSTVSERLLHVAGIRSTGLSASPAIGRYVGTLVGKTLGLRLRTSYREGLPEPLSEAAHEDGEVICLCRSITRGEILAALRSPLPPQTLDGLKRRTGAMLGECQGNLCLPRLIELFQQELGRDPLSLEKHAPGSRLLVERPQRRAAQVRTTGRS, encoded by the coding sequence ATGTCCAGCAGAGATTTTGATGTTGATATTCTTGTGATCGGTGGGGGTGTTGTTGGTTGCGCGATTCTGCGTGAGCTTGCGCGTTATGATGCCAGCGTTGCTTTGCTGGAGCAGTACCCCGACGTCTGTGAGGGAACCAGCAAGGCCAACAGTGCTATTGTTCATACTGGCTTTGATGCCCGGCCCGGCACCCTGGAGGCGCGCCTGCTGGCCGAAGCGCGCCAGCTGTGGCCGGAGGTCATCGCGCGTCTGCACATTCCCTATCTGCAGACGGGGGCCTTGATGGTGGCCCTCAACGAGCAGGAGCAGGCTACCATTGCCAGGGAGATCGTGCCGAAAGCCGAAGCCAATGGGGTCACGCTGCAGCCATTGAGCCGGGCGGAGATTTTGGAGGCAGCCCCTTACGTGAACGAGCGGATCGTCGGCGGCGTCCTGGTTGAAGGCGAAGGAGTGATCGATCCTTTTTGGACGACGCGCGCCTATTGCGAGCATGCCATCCTCAATGGGGCCCGCCTCTTCCTAGGCGAGCGCGTGAACGCCGTTGAGGTAGCACCAGAACGGCTTCGGGTGCATACGGCTAGCGGCAAGACCTTCTCAGCGGCCCTCGTCGTCAATGCCGCTGGACTGTGGGCCGATGAGATCGCAGGTCTGGCGGGTGATCATTCCTTCAGCCTCACACCGCGCAAGGGTGAGTTTCTGATCACCGAGGAAGATCACGGTGTAGCGCAGATTATTTTGCCGGTCCCAAGCGAGGTCTCCAAAGGCATTTTGGTGACGCCGATTGTTTTTGGCGGCGTGCTGCTTGGGCCAACGGCGGAGGATGTCAGCGATAAGCGAGACCTGGCAACAACCACAGAGGGACAGCAGCGCATTCGCCAAGGAGTGGGGAGGCTGGTGCCGGCAATGGCCACGGCCTCCACTGTGCGCCAGTTCGCTGGCTTGCGTGCTGTGAGCAGCACTGGCGACTATATCATTCGCCCATCAACCGTCAGCGAGCGTCTGCTTCATGTAGCTGGCATTCGTTCTACTGGCCTGTCGGCTTCACCGGCTATCGGGCGCTATGTTGGCACGCTGGTCGGGAAGACGTTGGGGCTGCGCCTGCGTACAAGCTACCGCGAAGGGCTGCCGGAGCCGTTGAGTGAAGCCGCACATGAAGATGGCGAGGTGATCTGTCTCTGTCGTTCGATTACTCGCGGCGAGATTCTGGCCGCTCTGCGTTCACCTCTCCCTCCGCAGACCCTGGATGGCCTGAAGCGACGGACGGGCGCGATGTTGGGCGAGTGCCAGGGCAATCTCTGTCTCCCTCGCCTGATCGAATTGTTCCAGCAGGAGCTGGGACGCGATCCTTTGTCTCTGGAGAAGCATGCCCCAGGCTCGCGCTTGCTGGTCGAGCGCCCGCAGCGGCGAGCGGCCCAGGTGAGAACAACGGGCAGGAGCTGA
- a CDS encoding energy-coupling factor transporter transmembrane component T family protein — MIEISRHISFGQYVDNGSWLTRLDPRAKILCFALTVAAFTYISQFAALTFCLVFCLFLQWLSRLPLRYVLQGMRMFISFLLVLYAFQVLFYTSSTQANSIIWHWGPLTISWEGLIHSTQVDLRVIFLYYLTSLLMLTTSLVDLADGAEALLRPLRRLGLPVHELVMVFVIALKFVPLLITEVERLSIAQATRGVRFGRGNPVQRIRALSGIIVPLFMSGLQRVEMLSTAMEARCYRAGYRGWRRSKLHALQWTGSDSLALACCLLLCGLLVALNLVSPF, encoded by the coding sequence ATGATCGAGATCTCGCGCCATATCTCCTTTGGTCAATACGTCGATAACGGCTCCTGGCTGACACGCCTTGATCCGCGGGCCAAGATTCTGTGTTTTGCCTTGACCGTGGCGGCTTTTACCTATATTAGCCAGTTCGCCGCTCTGACGTTCTGCCTCGTTTTCTGCCTCTTTCTTCAATGGCTCTCTCGTCTGCCGCTGCGCTACGTGCTGCAGGGTATGCGCATGTTCATTAGCTTTCTGCTGGTGCTCTATGCTTTTCAGGTCCTGTTCTATACCTCAAGCACACAGGCAAACAGCATCATCTGGCACTGGGGTCCGTTGACGATCTCTTGGGAGGGCCTCATTCATAGCACCCAAGTCGATCTGCGGGTGATTTTCCTGTACTATTTGACCTCGCTCCTGATGCTGACGACTTCGCTGGTCGACCTGGCTGACGGGGCTGAGGCTTTGCTGCGTCCACTCCGTCGTCTCGGGCTGCCAGTTCACGAGTTGGTCATGGTCTTTGTGATTGCTCTGAAGTTCGTGCCGCTCCTTATCACCGAGGTGGAGCGCTTGAGCATCGCCCAGGCAACGCGCGGCGTGCGCTTCGGACGGGGTAATCCTGTGCAGCGTATTCGCGCGCTGAGTGGGATCATTGTGCCCCTCTTTATGAGCGGGCTGCAGCGCGTGGAGATGCTGAGCACAGCAATGGAGGCCCGTTGCTATCGCGCCGGCTACCGCGGCTGGCGTCGGAGTAAGTTGCACGCGCTGCAGTGGACTGGCTCCGATAGTCTGGCGTTGGCCTGCTGTCTGCTGCTCTGCGGGCTGTTGGTGGCTCTGAACCTCGTTAGTCCTTTCTAG
- a CDS encoding ATP-binding cassette domain-containing protein, translated as MLFEVKDVFYTRMRGTPFAVEALKGCSLTIPEGKITAIVGPTQAGKSTLLLTLLGLVRPSRGSVLFRGQDIHQATFDLEALRLRVGIVFQSPEAQLFEETVGKDVSFGPRRKKLSPAQSRRLVQESLEAVGLPYEEFRTRYVASLSGGQKRRVAIAGVLALEPEALLFDEPMAGLDPQGRQELLALLQRLKTERQLTIVLTSSSLADVAALADQVIVLHEGRVILSGSSREVLAHAEELLALDITLPETTQIALGLRSLWPALRCDVLTLAELEEELVRFLPQAASQKPQLSSS; from the coding sequence ATGCTCTTTGAAGTAAAGGATGTCTTCTATACCCGCATGCGCGGAACTCCCTTTGCGGTCGAGGCCCTCAAGGGCTGCAGTCTGACGATCCCCGAGGGGAAGATTACCGCCATTGTGGGGCCAACGCAGGCCGGGAAGTCAACGCTGTTGCTGACGTTGCTGGGCCTGGTGCGACCGAGTCGCGGCTCGGTTCTCTTCCGCGGCCAGGATATCCACCAGGCTACTTTCGATCTTGAGGCCCTGCGCTTGCGCGTCGGAATCGTCTTCCAGTCGCCGGAGGCCCAGCTCTTTGAGGAGACGGTGGGCAAGGATGTCTCTTTCGGGCCTCGTCGGAAAAAGCTCTCGCCGGCGCAGTCGCGGCGCCTGGTTCAGGAGTCGCTGGAGGCGGTAGGACTTCCCTATGAGGAGTTTCGTACGCGCTATGTTGCTTCCCTGAGCGGCGGACAGAAGCGCCGCGTGGCAATCGCCGGGGTGCTGGCACTAGAGCCGGAGGCTCTTCTCTTCGATGAGCCGATGGCAGGTCTCGATCCCCAGGGCCGGCAGGAGCTGCTGGCTTTGCTGCAGCGCTTAAAGACGGAACGCCAGCTGACGATTGTGCTCACCTCTAGCAGCCTGGCCGACGTGGCAGCGCTGGCTGATCAGGTGATCGTCCTCCACGAGGGACGGGTGATCTTGAGTGGTAGCTCGCGCGAGGTGCTGGCTCACGCAGAGGAGCTGCTGGCGCTCGACATTACTTTGCCTGAGACGACACAGATCGCTCTGGGCCTGCGCTCACTCTGGCCCGCTCTCCGCTGCGATGTGCTGACCTTAGCCGAGCTTGAAGAGGAGCTGGTTCGCTTTCTTCCGCAGGCCGCCAGCCAGAAGCCTCAGCTCTCCTCTTCTTGA
- a CDS encoding ATP-binding cassette domain-containing protein: MIEVNNVTFRYSGEAEEGIAPALEEVTLRIGEGETIALIGHNGSGKSTLARLLAAILLPQRGSVIVDGLRTDAGGESLWQIRQSVGLVFQNPDDQLVANTVIDEIAFGPENLGLPRFEIEERVEEMLDLLDLRPYARHAVSDLSQGQKQRLAVAGVLAMRPRYLILDEPTTMIPGRTAEQLLETVRRLARERGITVLHITHHMYELVDFDRVIVMDRGHVLLDGTPANVLRHREELERAGLGLPLITRLGQRLRARGWSQLPEVILTLEDLKAALCSLK; encoded by the coding sequence ATGATCGAAGTCAACAACGTTACGTTCCGCTATAGTGGCGAAGCCGAAGAAGGGATCGCACCAGCCCTGGAAGAGGTTACGCTACGGATCGGTGAGGGCGAGACTATCGCCCTCATCGGTCACAATGGCTCGGGCAAGAGCACACTGGCCCGGCTGCTGGCGGCGATCTTGCTGCCGCAGCGGGGAAGCGTGATCGTCGATGGTCTGCGCACGGACGCCGGCGGCGAGAGCCTTTGGCAGATCCGTCAGTCTGTGGGCCTTGTCTTCCAGAACCCCGATGATCAGCTGGTCGCTAATACGGTGATCGATGAGATCGCTTTTGGACCGGAAAATCTGGGCCTGCCGCGCTTCGAGATTGAGGAGCGCGTTGAGGAGATGCTCGATCTGCTGGATCTGCGACCATACGCCAGACACGCGGTGAGCGATCTCTCTCAGGGCCAAAAGCAGCGTCTGGCCGTGGCTGGCGTCCTGGCCATGCGCCCCCGCTACCTGATTCTCGATGAGCCGACGACGATGATCCCCGGACGCACTGCCGAGCAGCTGCTCGAGACGGTACGCCGCCTGGCACGTGAGCGAGGCATTACCGTGCTCCATATTACCCATCATATGTACGAGTTGGTCGATTTCGATCGCGTCATTGTCATGGACCGGGGGCATGTCTTGCTGGATGGGACACCGGCCAATGTTCTGCGCCATCGGGAGGAGCTGGAGCGCGCTGGTCTGGGCCTGCCACTGATTACACGGCTCGGCCAACGTTTGCGCGCCAGAGGCTGGTCGCAGCTCCCAGAGGTGATTCTGACTCTGGAGGATCTGAAGGCGGCTTTATGCTCTTTGAAGTAA
- a CDS encoding ECF transporter S component produces MSNDTFSPQGKFTPPKESPWSLSTRRIVTAGVLAGLTILMAYIPFVGYIPLPTPAGAATTEHLPVIVGSVLEGPLVGMITGFFFGLTSFLRAGSPLFKDPLIAFLPRILIGLTSWLAFAALQRANRTAASALAGAVGSATNTVFVLGLGFLRGYLTWGFIVLIIPQAVVEAIAAAIVITLIVRSYEAVRGRLARARETRPRDTLPY; encoded by the coding sequence TTGAGCAATGATACGTTTAGCCCGCAGGGCAAATTCACGCCTCCGAAGGAATCTCCCTGGTCACTCTCGACGAGACGCATCGTCACTGCCGGTGTGCTGGCCGGCCTGACCATCTTAATGGCCTACATTCCTTTCGTCGGCTATATTCCTCTGCCAACACCGGCAGGGGCCGCCACTACGGAGCATCTGCCGGTGATCGTTGGTTCTGTTCTTGAAGGCCCGTTGGTCGGTATGATCACGGGTTTCTTTTTCGGCCTGACCAGCTTCCTGCGCGCCGGCAGCCCTCTGTTCAAAGATCCGCTGATCGCTTTCCTGCCGCGCATCCTGATTGGCCTAACCTCGTGGCTGGCTTTCGCCGCTCTGCAGCGCGCGAATCGCACTGCGGCCTCGGCCCTGGCGGGCGCCGTTGGCTCGGCCACCAATACGGTCTTTGTGCTCGGCCTTGGTTTTCTGCGCGGTTATCTGACCTGGGGCTTTATTGTGCTGATTATTCCCCAGGCCGTGGTGGAGGCGATCGCGGCAGCGATCGTGATCACTTTGATCGTGCGCTCCTACGAGGCGGTGCGGGGCCGGCTGGCGCGCGCACGCGAGACCAGGCCACGCGATACCCTGCCGTACTAA
- the rpiA gene encoding ribose-5-phosphate isomerase RpiA: MKESASAQLPEKEAWKRAVGEAAAALVETGMVIGLGSGSTAEWMIRALGRRLQQEGLRIAGAVPTSERTEAVARDVGIPLTDLDHYPELDLDIDGTDEIDPHLHLIKGGGGALLREKVVASASRRFIVIADVTKQVPLLGLHVPLPIETVPFALTPVRRHLEALGAEARLRQRDGQPFYTDNGNLILDCYFPNGIADPGELENRLRRIVGVVETGLFLHMATEALIAGPAGITHLVRHSEADSSTTAGPALP, from the coding sequence ATGAAGGAAAGCGCAAGCGCACAATTGCCAGAGAAAGAAGCCTGGAAGCGGGCGGTGGGCGAGGCTGCCGCCGCTCTGGTCGAAACGGGCATGGTCATCGGCCTGGGCAGTGGCTCGACCGCCGAGTGGATGATCCGCGCTCTGGGGCGCCGGCTCCAACAGGAAGGCTTGCGGATCGCAGGAGCCGTGCCTACTTCGGAACGGACCGAAGCCGTAGCGCGCGATGTGGGTATCCCCCTGACGGACCTCGATCATTACCCTGAGCTGGACCTCGATATCGACGGCACCGATGAAATCGATCCTCATCTCCACCTCATTAAAGGCGGCGGAGGCGCCTTGCTCCGCGAAAAGGTCGTGGCCTCAGCTTCGCGCCGCTTCATCGTGATCGCCGACGTCACTAAGCAAGTGCCGCTGCTCGGCCTCCATGTCCCTCTGCCTATCGAAACCGTGCCCTTCGCTTTGACCCCGGTCAGACGCCACCTCGAGGCCCTCGGAGCTGAGGCTCGCCTGCGTCAGCGCGACGGCCAGCCTTTCTATACAGACAATGGCAATCTCATTCTCGATTGTTACTTCCCCAACGGCATCGCTGACCCGGGGGAGTTGGAGAACCGTCTGCGGCGCATCGTCGGCGTGGTTGAAACCGGCCTCTTCCTGCATATGGCTACTGAGGCTCTGATCGCAGGACCAGCCGGCATCACCCACCTGGTCCGCCACTCCGAGGCCGATAGCAGCACCACGGCAGGCCCCGCTCTTCCTTGA
- a CDS encoding response regulator translates to MSEQSRILVVTDDAEEGRAMLTALRADGYLVQGVSGTAEALRVLWREMHHLVIAELRLASADDFELVRWLRLYYPRTAVLLLTPPEAGEERTQALERGVAALVDKPLNLERLRAEVRRLLTQPGFSASLDSFDLLDVIQIVTLSRKKIALVVSTDQGERGVLRFQNGELVWAEYGVLRGEEAFFALAAHRNGTVSYQSWDGEIAPNVAQPLSRLILQALQYRAKHGAEVGSGTLPAFGPQASNAKPEQRQLSLEEIDDTPFGLLGEEVQVSTTRGEAMPSRGVAAQEGGSEDGSREWWMATGYMPRLAGNEPRREADPAQNSESGALPVTGHLAATPASAPGASVGSTGKMPTPNRLQRLPASDSVELPSWLTEQPTHAELPPVMPSARSPLTTGQLPVLPTQRQGMAFGEGRSPAPASQSSADPEQPLHRPLSTDTGIRLRRIGGSEGQPPLAFSNPASTAPSSGPLQSLLSLGRASGPLSLSPSVSSASPGAHQDGPTSPDTGALTGQRPTVGPAASGASPTGGLLGGGFGPRSGPLPASPASPTGPASGQSGPLPRATRRNISAIVAALQTLGYAIPGFVATAVLSMEGQPIAQVSVDDLDLSPVGGHLKAVIQGMLRSLELGGWGAYEDLVVTSSDHRLLLRLIEGGSAAFHVLVTTREADLKESMEVMANVEGAIAAAL, encoded by the coding sequence ATGTCGGAGCAGTCGCGCATTCTGGTAGTCACTGATGATGCAGAAGAGGGCCGGGCCATGCTCACGGCCCTGCGCGCCGATGGGTATCTGGTTCAGGGGGTAAGCGGAACTGCCGAGGCTCTTCGCGTGCTCTGGCGCGAGATGCATCATCTTGTGATTGCTGAGCTGAGGCTGGCCAGCGCCGATGATTTTGAGCTGGTGCGCTGGTTGCGCCTCTACTATCCACGCACTGCGGTGCTCTTATTGACTCCGCCCGAGGCAGGCGAGGAACGAACGCAGGCCCTTGAGCGCGGCGTGGCCGCCCTTGTTGATAAGCCCCTCAATCTGGAGCGGCTACGAGCCGAGGTGCGGCGCCTGCTCACCCAACCGGGCTTTTCCGCCAGCCTGGACTCGTTTGATCTCCTTGACGTCATTCAGATTGTCACGCTGAGCCGTAAGAAAATCGCCCTCGTTGTCAGCACGGACCAGGGCGAGCGTGGCGTGTTACGCTTCCAGAATGGAGAGCTGGTCTGGGCTGAGTATGGAGTGCTGCGTGGCGAAGAGGCTTTTTTCGCCCTGGCTGCCCACCGCAATGGGACGGTCTCCTATCAGTCTTGGGACGGAGAGATTGCTCCGAATGTGGCTCAACCGCTCTCGCGCCTGATTTTGCAGGCGCTGCAGTATCGAGCAAAGCACGGCGCTGAGGTGGGAAGCGGTACCCTGCCGGCATTTGGGCCGCAGGCCAGTAACGCCAAGCCGGAGCAGAGGCAGCTCTCGTTAGAGGAGATTGACGATACGCCCTTTGGTCTATTGGGGGAGGAAGTGCAGGTCTCAACAACGCGAGGGGAGGCCATGCCGAGCCGCGGCGTAGCCGCCCAGGAAGGAGGGAGTGAGGACGGAAGCCGCGAGTGGTGGATGGCGACGGGCTATATGCCCAGGCTGGCTGGCAACGAGCCGCGGCGAGAGGCTGATCCGGCTCAGAACAGCGAAAGTGGAGCGCTACCAGTGACCGGCCATCTGGCCGCTACCCCTGCCTCGGCCCCTGGCGCCAGCGTCGGGAGCACCGGCAAGATGCCAACCCCCAACCGCTTACAGCGCCTGCCCGCCTCTGATTCCGTAGAACTGCCCTCCTGGTTAACGGAGCAGCCGACGCACGCCGAACTCCCGCCGGTCATGCCTTCTGCCCGGTCCCCTTTGACTACCGGGCAGCTACCGGTCTTACCGACCCAAAGACAGGGAATGGCCTTCGGAGAAGGGCGCTCTCCCGCACCTGCCTCTCAAAGCTCTGCCGATCCTGAGCAGCCCCTGCATCGTCCTCTGTCGACTGATACAGGCATTCGACTGCGACGCATTGGGGGCAGCGAGGGTCAGCCTCCCCTGGCCTTCTCCAATCCAGCGAGTACCGCCCCCAGTAGCGGACCATTGCAGAGCCTCCTGTCACTTGGGCGAGCGAGTGGACCCTTGTCGCTCTCGCCCTCCGTGTCCTCCGCGTCTCCTGGCGCACATCAGGATGGTCCCACTTCGCCCGACACTGGTGCCCTGACTGGCCAACGCCCGACGGTGGGACCTGCCGCATCTGGTGCCTCACCGACGGGTGGTCTGCTGGGTGGAGGATTCGGGCCGCGCAGTGGACCTTTACCTGCCAGCCCAGCTAGCCCGACTGGCCCGGCCAGCGGCCAGAGTGGGCCCTTGCCACGTGCCACCCGGCGCAACATTAGCGCCATTGTAGCAGCCTTACAGACGTTGGGCTATGCCATTCCTGGTTTTGTGGCCACGGCGGTCCTGAGCATGGAGGGTCAACCGATTGCTCAGGTCTCGGTTGACGATCTTGACCTCTCTCCGGTGGGTGGCCATCTCAAAGCGGTCATTCAGGGTATGCTGCGCTCGCTAGAGCTAGGTGGCTGGGGAGCCTATGAGGACCTGGTGGTGACAAGCTCCGACCATCGCTTACTCCTGCGTCTTATCGAAGGCGGAAGCGCCGCCTTTCATGTCCTGGTCACCACGCGCGAGGCCGACCTCAAAGAAAGCATGGAAGTCATGGCTAATGTTGAGGGAGCGATTGCCGCTGCGCTATAA
- a CDS encoding PspA/IM30 family protein: protein MNLLERVLTLLRINIDAFIEKAPDPQSSLRQLQLDMRNQLVQVKTQVATAIATAHQLQRRAREKHEEATAWLQKAEQALRQGNEEAARAALLQYNEVNRLALRYEQQRQAQEHLARTMRDALQQLEARLRELETTSDLLEMKQRQERIQQHVLNERQRRQWDLDQQQTQLQQRLLNEQERLQQEINRRRQQRQQQTSGAQPRHQPGKAAREQASSSAHAPVPEAALEPQPTPITEALASSLSSREPAQALHESSGLLAIAKEFHKLHARSNPASEASSAEETSSRDPAGGDEEEAGKRAAPSVSGRTRLGARKATDKAPTRTTDALDRTTLTDLSLLLETLQSGHRHQDDLPE from the coding sequence ATGAACCTGTTGGAACGTGTCCTTACGCTGCTGCGCATCAACATCGATGCCTTCATTGAAAAGGCCCCTGACCCTCAGTCGTCTCTTCGTCAGCTGCAGCTTGATATGCGCAACCAGCTGGTCCAGGTGAAAACTCAGGTGGCAACGGCCATCGCTACTGCCCACCAGCTCCAGCGCCGGGCACGCGAGAAACATGAGGAGGCCACGGCCTGGCTCCAGAAGGCCGAGCAGGCTCTTCGACAGGGGAATGAAGAGGCCGCCCGCGCTGCTCTCTTGCAGTACAATGAGGTCAATCGCCTCGCTCTCCGCTATGAGCAACAGCGTCAAGCCCAGGAGCACCTTGCCCGTACTATGCGCGATGCCCTCCAGCAGCTTGAAGCTCGTCTGCGCGAATTGGAGACCACCAGCGATTTGCTAGAGATGAAGCAGCGTCAGGAGCGTATTCAACAACACGTTCTCAACGAGAGACAGCGACGTCAGTGGGACCTCGATCAACAGCAGACACAGCTCCAACAGCGCCTTCTCAACGAGCAAGAACGGCTTCAACAGGAGATCAACCGACGCCGGCAACAGCGCCAGCAGCAGACATCTGGTGCGCAGCCCCGGCATCAGCCGGGAAAAGCTGCGCGAGAACAGGCTTCTTCATCTGCCCATGCTCCCGTACCGGAAGCAGCCCTGGAGCCGCAGCCGACCCCGATCACTGAGGCGCTTGCTTCTTCTCTCTCCTCACGGGAGCCGGCTCAGGCACTGCATGAGAGCAGTGGTCTGCTAGCCATCGCCAAGGAGTTTCACAAGTTACACGCTCGCAGCAATCCAGCCAGTGAGGCTTCCTCAGCCGAGGAAACCAGCAGCCGTGACCCTGCGGGCGGCGACGAGGAGGAGGCAGGAAAGAGAGCAGCCCCCTCTGTCTCTGGAAGGACCCGCTTGGGTGCGCGCAAAGCTACCGACAAAGCTCCAACGCGCACAACTGATGCCCTGGATCGGACAACGCTCACCGATCTCTCTCTCCTGCTGGAGACGCTGCAGTCAGGCCATCGCCACCAGGACGATCTGCCCGAATGA
- a CDS encoding flotillin family protein: MFEGVLGLVVGGVLLLVVLVIIAIALWASMLRKVGPNRALIIYGAGGTDVVTGGAKFVFPLISRAQEFPLELMSFDVAPAQDLYTSQGVAVNVEAVTQIKVRSDKESIKTAAEQFLSKSQQERENLIRLVMEGHLRGIVGQLTVEDLVKDPESVSAKMLKTVSADMEKMGLEVISFTIKDVRDKNDYIANMGRPQIAEIRKQADIAAALAARDTQIQQAQAAREAAIARSLADQERAKAEAESQAKQAEYQRDLLLKKAAFDAEVKKQQAAADKAYDIQANIMQQQVVEEAIKVTEVEKHAQIRVQEAEIQRRELELQATVQKAAEAERRRIETVAEAERQRLILEAQGQADAARMRGTGEAEAARARGMAEAEVIRAKGLAEAEVIRAKGEAEAEAMKVKAAAYHEYNQAAVLDKLLTNMPEIVRAIAEPLSKVDKVTIVSTGNSANGVGASRLTGDIMNMAAQIPALFELLSGVHINELMARVPTLKGQTDQQVASSDERASEAEAGVDRSGVSNHQA; the protein is encoded by the coding sequence ATGTTCGAAGGCGTTCTCGGGCTGGTTGTCGGCGGCGTCTTGCTGCTTGTGGTGCTGGTCATCATCGCTATCGCCCTCTGGGCCAGCATGCTGCGCAAGGTGGGACCTAACCGGGCCTTGATTATCTACGGCGCTGGCGGCACCGATGTGGTCACCGGTGGCGCCAAGTTCGTCTTCCCTCTGATCAGCCGCGCTCAGGAGTTTCCTCTTGAATTGATGTCGTTCGATGTTGCGCCAGCCCAGGATCTCTACACCTCCCAGGGCGTGGCCGTCAATGTCGAGGCGGTCACTCAGATCAAGGTGCGCTCCGATAAGGAGAGCATCAAGACGGCGGCGGAGCAGTTCCTGAGCAAGAGCCAACAGGAGCGCGAGAATCTGATCCGCCTGGTAATGGAAGGGCACCTGCGCGGGATCGTGGGCCAGTTGACGGTCGAGGACCTGGTCAAGGACCCGGAGAGCGTGAGCGCCAAAATGCTCAAGACGGTCAGCGCCGACATGGAGAAGATGGGCCTGGAGGTCATCTCTTTTACCATCAAGGACGTGCGCGACAAGAATGACTATATCGCTAATATGGGGCGCCCGCAGATCGCGGAGATCCGCAAGCAGGCCGATATCGCCGCCGCCCTGGCAGCTCGCGATACCCAAATCCAGCAGGCTCAGGCGGCTCGGGAAGCGGCCATTGCTCGCTCGCTCGCCGATCAGGAGCGCGCCAAGGCCGAGGCCGAGTCACAGGCCAAGCAGGCAGAGTACCAGCGCGACCTGCTCTTGAAGAAGGCGGCCTTTGATGCTGAGGTCAAGAAGCAGCAGGCGGCTGCCGATAAGGCTTACGATATCCAGGCCAATATCATGCAGCAGCAGGTCGTCGAGGAGGCCATCAAGGTCACTGAGGTCGAGAAGCATGCCCAGATCCGCGTCCAGGAGGCTGAAATCCAGCGCCGCGAGTTGGAGCTGCAGGCGACCGTTCAGAAGGCCGCTGAGGCCGAGCGCCGCCGTATCGAGACTGTCGCTGAAGCCGAGCGGCAGCGCCTGATCCTCGAAGCCCAAGGTCAGGCAGATGCGGCTCGCATGCGCGGGACAGGTGAGGCGGAGGCCGCACGGGCCCGCGGTATGGCTGAGGCCGAGGTCATCCGCGCAAAGGGCCTGGCCGAGGCCGAGGTCATCCGCGCAAAGGGCGAAGCAGAAGCCGAGGCTATGAAGGTAAAGGCCGCCGCTTACCACGAGTACAATCAGGCCGCTGTGTTGGATAAGCTGCTGACTAATATGCCTGAGATCGTACGTGCGATCGCTGAGCCGCTCAGCAAGGTCGATAAGGTGACCATTGTTTCTACCGGCAATAGCGCTAATGGTGTGGGCGCCAGCCGCCTCACAGGTGATATCATGAATATGGCAGCTCAGATTCCGGCTCTCTTTGAGCTGCTGAGTGGTGTACATATTAATGAGCTGATGGCACGTGTTCCTACCCTTAAAGGCCAGACTGATCAGCAGGTTGCCAGCAGCGACGAGCGAGCCAGTGAGGCGGAGGCCGGAGTCGATCGCTCCGGAGTCAGTAACCATCAGGCTTGA
- a CDS encoding helix-turn-helix domain-containing protein produces MEKELGETISQAYLSQLESGKRVHLTAFTRDLLARFFKVHPGYLVSDPPDFSTDLLTDVAEESDRLSTWLEASAEEWQTEPEVAGFFTALARTTDPRRYLALLSELLALPLAELEQLVRALAASGSGATEQELTP; encoded by the coding sequence ATGGAGAAGGAACTCGGTGAGACCATCAGCCAGGCCTATCTGTCGCAACTGGAAAGCGGGAAGCGCGTCCATCTGACAGCCTTCACCCGCGATCTGCTGGCACGCTTCTTCAAGGTGCACCCTGGCTATTTGGTGAGCGACCCGCCCGACTTCAGCACTGATCTGTTGACCGACGTGGCTGAAGAGAGCGATCGCCTCTCCACCTGGCTGGAGGCCAGCGCAGAAGAATGGCAGACAGAGCCAGAGGTGGCCGGCTTTTTCACAGCTCTGGCGCGAACCACGGACCCACGTCGTTATCTGGCACTCCTCAGCGAGCTGCTGGCCCTGCCCCTGGCCGAGCTAGAGCAGCTTGTGCGTGCCTTGGCGGCGTCTGGCTCGGGCGCCACAGAGCAGGAGCTGACCCCTTAG